Proteins from a single region of Haloterrigena alkaliphila:
- a CDS encoding helicase C-terminal domain-containing protein codes for MNPERIFEEFPAPSYRGAQEQALRDIRDAFAAGNDVVLVRAPTGSGKSLLARAVAGCARPVDDADPSDATGAYYTTPQVSQLDDVAADDLLADLNVIRGKSNYSCILPDERDTPVNQAPCVRERGYDCSVKHRCPYFSDRAIASNRSIAAMTLAYFMQTAGSEVFRKRDVVVVDEAHGLAEWAEMYATIQLGPRTVPFWDDLRVPEIDSVDRAVRYAESLQQTCGRRKDDLLAQDSLSPAEVRERDRLQELIGELDWFVSDYRDPQSPTTWLVDQSEPSGSAGRGGDSSGSDAADDEPAGGPLTIKPMNPEKYLQHTVWDRGNKFALLSATILNKDAFCRQVGLTPENVALVDVEHTFPVENRPLYDVTQGKMTYEHRDETTPKIARTIVRLMQRHPDEKGLVHAHSYDIQERLADLLEDFGVGDRIRTHDRDGRDAALDGWKAGDDPDVFLSVKMEEALDLKGDLCRWQVLCKAPFLNTGDSRVAHRLEEGQWAWYYRTTLRTVIQACGRVVRAPDDYGATYLADSSLLDCFERARADMPDWFAAQVDRMERPELPEFRPQAALGDGTASSGGNGGSGGSGGNGSESRTGRSRSRSRSRRSGRSSSSSPLADVWDTDG; via the coding sequence GTGAACCCCGAGCGGATCTTCGAGGAGTTTCCCGCGCCGAGTTACCGCGGGGCGCAGGAGCAGGCCCTCCGCGACATTCGCGACGCCTTCGCGGCCGGCAACGACGTCGTGTTAGTCCGCGCGCCGACGGGGAGCGGCAAGTCCCTGCTGGCCCGGGCCGTCGCAGGCTGTGCTCGGCCGGTGGATGATGCCGACCCCAGCGACGCGACGGGTGCCTACTACACGACCCCGCAGGTCTCGCAGCTGGACGACGTCGCGGCCGACGACCTGCTGGCAGATCTGAACGTCATCCGCGGGAAGTCCAACTACTCCTGTATCCTCCCCGACGAGCGCGACACGCCGGTCAATCAGGCTCCCTGCGTCCGCGAGCGGGGGTACGACTGCTCCGTCAAGCACCGCTGTCCGTATTTCTCCGACCGCGCGATCGCCTCGAACCGGTCGATCGCGGCGATGACGCTCGCCTATTTCATGCAGACCGCGGGCAGCGAGGTCTTCCGCAAGCGCGACGTCGTCGTCGTCGACGAGGCCCACGGCCTCGCGGAGTGGGCCGAGATGTACGCGACCATTCAGTTGGGACCGCGGACCGTCCCGTTCTGGGACGACCTCCGCGTGCCGGAGATCGACTCCGTCGACCGCGCGGTCCGCTACGCCGAGAGCCTCCAGCAGACCTGCGGCCGGCGGAAGGACGACCTCCTCGCCCAGGACTCCCTGTCGCCCGCCGAAGTGCGCGAACGCGACCGCCTGCAGGAACTCATCGGGGAACTCGACTGGTTCGTCTCGGACTACCGTGACCCGCAGAGCCCGACGACGTGGCTGGTCGACCAGTCCGAACCGTCGGGCTCTGCGGGTCGGGGCGGCGACTCGAGCGGGAGCGACGCCGCCGACGACGAACCGGCCGGCGGCCCCCTCACGATCAAGCCGATGAACCCGGAGAAGTACCTCCAGCACACCGTCTGGGACCGGGGGAACAAGTTCGCGCTGCTGTCGGCCACGATTCTGAACAAGGACGCCTTCTGCCGACAGGTGGGTCTGACCCCCGAGAACGTCGCGCTGGTCGACGTCGAACACACCTTCCCGGTCGAGAACCGACCGCTGTACGACGTGACGCAGGGGAAGATGACCTACGAGCACCGCGACGAAACGACGCCGAAGATCGCTCGCACGATCGTTCGGCTGATGCAGCGCCACCCCGACGAGAAGGGGCTGGTCCACGCCCACTCCTACGACATTCAGGAACGACTCGCCGACCTACTCGAGGACTTCGGCGTCGGCGACCGGATTCGAACCCACGACCGCGACGGCCGCGACGCCGCGCTGGACGGCTGGAAGGCCGGCGACGACCCCGACGTCTTCCTCTCGGTGAAGATGGAGGAGGCGCTCGACTTGAAGGGCGACCTCTGTCGGTGGCAGGTACTCTGCAAGGCCCCCTTCCTCAACACGGGCGACTCTCGCGTCGCCCACCGACTCGAGGAGGGGCAGTGGGCGTGGTACTACCGCACCACGCTGCGGACGGTCATCCAGGCCTGCGGCCGCGTCGTGCGGGCGCCCGACGACTACGGCGCGACGTACCTCGCGGACTCGAGCCTGCTGGACTGCTTCGAGCGCGCTCGCGCGGATATGCCCGACTGGTTCGCGGCGCAAGTCGATCGGATGGAACGGCCCGAATTGCCCGAGTTTCGGCCGCAGGCGGCCCTCGGCGACGGCACCGCGTCGTCGGGAGGGAACGGCGGGTCCGGCGGATCCGGGGGGAACGGAAGCGAGTCGCGAACCGGACGGTCACGATCGCGCTCTCGGTCGAGACGATCGGGTCGGTCGTCGTCCTCGAGTCCGCTGGCCGACGTCTGGGACACCGATGGATAA
- a CDS encoding class I SAM-dependent methyltransferase, with the protein MSEDDAPSEGDGPARAEPTADDVLERAEADAPLAAVVEQSRAETAIESLRAEGVYDDSRRVREARGRRGATPSDDTNGERRPVSDATGERGEREDEGDRVALPVTEPPSETRVLEVVRQLEPDRRNPDLEDLLAERGWSEADLESVPGSWAVIGSVILVTVPEGCPDERALGEALLERHGEADSVLADKGIANDGAAGTYREPRTRLIAGERDTETIHTEHGTRYGLDPAKVMFSPGNQAERVRMGELTDADERVFDMFAGIGYFTLPMARSGARVTATELNPTAFRYLLENAVLNDVGDRVDAYMTDCRDLAGEIDADRVVMGYYGSDDGLDEDGHGSRTDEAHEFLPAALEALVPGGVLHYHEATPEARLWERPLERLETASETAGRALEIVEKRRVKSHSAGVAHVVVDARFE; encoded by the coding sequence ATGAGTGAGGACGACGCGCCGAGCGAGGGCGACGGGCCAGCGCGAGCGGAACCGACGGCCGACGACGTCCTCGAGCGAGCCGAGGCCGACGCCCCGCTGGCCGCCGTCGTCGAGCAATCGCGTGCCGAGACGGCCATCGAGTCCCTGCGCGCCGAGGGGGTCTACGACGACTCGAGGCGCGTGCGCGAGGCGCGAGGGCGACGCGGAGCAACGCCCTCGGACGATACGAACGGGGAGAGACGACCCGTGAGCGACGCGACCGGGGAGCGCGGCGAGCGAGAGGACGAGGGCGACAGGGTCGCGCTGCCCGTCACGGAGCCTCCCAGCGAGACGCGCGTCCTCGAGGTCGTCCGCCAGCTCGAGCCCGACCGCCGGAATCCGGACCTCGAGGACCTGCTGGCCGAGCGGGGCTGGAGCGAGGCGGACCTCGAGTCGGTGCCGGGCTCGTGGGCCGTGATCGGCTCGGTGATCCTCGTGACGGTCCCCGAGGGCTGTCCCGACGAGCGGGCGCTGGGCGAAGCTCTGCTCGAGCGACACGGCGAGGCCGACAGCGTGCTGGCCGACAAGGGGATCGCCAACGATGGCGCGGCCGGAACCTACCGCGAGCCTCGCACCCGGCTGATCGCGGGCGAGCGCGACACGGAGACGATCCACACCGAACACGGGACCCGGTACGGGCTCGACCCCGCGAAGGTGATGTTCTCGCCGGGGAATCAAGCGGAACGCGTCCGCATGGGCGAGTTGACTGACGCCGACGAGCGGGTCTTCGACATGTTCGCCGGCATCGGTTACTTCACCCTCCCGATGGCCCGCTCCGGCGCGCGGGTGACCGCGACGGAGCTCAACCCGACCGCGTTCCGCTACCTGCTCGAGAACGCCGTGCTCAACGACGTCGGGGACCGGGTCGACGCCTACATGACCGACTGCCGGGACCTCGCGGGCGAGATCGACGCCGACCGCGTCGTGATGGGGTACTACGGGAGCGACGACGGCTTAGACGAGGACGGACACGGCTCACGGACGGACGAGGCCCACGAGTTCCTCCCGGCCGCCCTCGAGGCGCTCGTCCCCGGCGGCGTCCTCCACTACCACGAGGCCACCCCGGAAGCGCGGCTCTGGGAGCGGCCCCTCGAGCGCCTCGAGACCGCGAGTGAGACGGCCGGCCGAGCGCTCGAGATTGTCGAGAAACGTCGCGTCAAGAGCCACAGCGCGGGCGTCGCGCACGTCGTCGTCGACGCGCGGTTCGAGTGA
- a CDS encoding 60S ribosomal export protein NMD3 gives MSESRAFCPRCGDPVPERSADDADGETPADPLRPGAEVELCDSCYFEGFDFVDAPDRIDVRVCARCGAVYRGNRWVDVGAQDYTDIAIEEVSEALGVHVDVEDVAWQVEPEQIDENTIRMHCYFTGVVRGTPVEEQVMVPVKIARQTCKRCGRIAGDYYASIVQIRAEDRTPTSDEMDRAKEIANTVVADMEATGDRNAFVTEVGEVDEGLNIKVSTNKIGKKIANKMIEGYGGTVNDAETLVTEDEDGNEVYRVTFAVRLPPYTPGDVIDLADDEGGPVIVRSARGNLKGVRATTGERYEAGYEEGNSPDARKLGDLEDAVETTVVTVEDENAVQVLDPETYQAKTVSRPDYFDVDAETVSVLKSRAGLHILPETDDE, from the coding sequence ATGAGTGAGTCTCGTGCGTTCTGTCCTCGCTGTGGGGATCCGGTACCCGAGCGGTCGGCCGACGACGCCGACGGCGAGACCCCGGCGGATCCGCTGCGACCCGGTGCGGAGGTCGAACTCTGCGATTCGTGTTACTTCGAGGGGTTCGACTTCGTCGACGCGCCGGATCGGATCGACGTTCGCGTCTGCGCCCGGTGCGGCGCGGTCTACCGGGGCAACCGCTGGGTCGACGTCGGCGCGCAGGATTACACCGACATCGCGATCGAGGAGGTCAGCGAGGCGCTGGGCGTCCACGTCGACGTCGAGGACGTCGCCTGGCAGGTCGAACCCGAACAGATCGACGAGAACACGATCCGGATGCACTGTTACTTCACGGGCGTCGTGCGCGGGACGCCCGTCGAGGAGCAGGTGATGGTCCCCGTCAAGATCGCCCGCCAGACCTGCAAGCGCTGCGGCCGGATCGCCGGCGACTACTACGCCAGCATCGTCCAGATCCGCGCCGAGGATCGGACGCCGACGAGCGACGAGATGGACCGCGCGAAGGAAATCGCGAATACGGTCGTCGCCGACATGGAGGCGACGGGCGACCGCAACGCCTTCGTCACCGAGGTCGGCGAGGTCGACGAGGGGCTGAACATCAAGGTCTCGACCAACAAGATCGGCAAGAAGATCGCGAACAAGATGATCGAGGGGTACGGCGGCACCGTCAACGACGCCGAGACGCTCGTGACGGAGGACGAGGACGGCAACGAAGTGTATCGGGTCACCTTCGCCGTCCGCCTGCCGCCCTACACCCCCGGCGACGTCATCGACCTCGCCGACGACGAGGGCGGGCCCGTCATCGTCCGCAGCGCCCGCGGCAACCTCAAGGGCGTCCGCGCGACGACCGGCGAGCGCTACGAGGCCGGCTACGAGGAGGGGAACTCGCCCGACGCGCGGAAACTCGGCGACCTCGAGGACGCCGTCGAGACGACCGTCGTCACGGTCGAGGACGAGAACGCCGTGCAAGTGCTCGATCCCGAGACCTATCAAGCCAAAACGGTCTCCCGGCCGGACTACTTCGATGTCGACGCCGAGACGGTGTCCGTACTGAAGAGCCGTGCCGGCCTACACATTCTCCCCGAGACCGACGATGAGTGA
- the htpX gene encoding zinc metalloprotease HtpX, with translation MNWQADWGLRFRMFVTMFLLFALYIVFAGVITAYIGGGIFVFALMFGGMSLVQYYFSDTLTLRSMGAKTVSADEYPQLHGSIERLSQQADLPKPKVAVIDSDVPNAFATGRNQKNAAVCVTTGIMRTLDQEELDGVLAHELAHVKNRDMMVMTIASFLSTMAFMIVRWGAFFGGGHNRGRGGGGGGIVVAIVISLVVWIISYLLIRALSRYREYSADRGAAAITGNPSALASALLKISGEMDKVPKDDLREEAEMNAFFIIPIKSGIVGRLFSTHPPTEKRIEQLRTLEREMQAL, from the coding sequence ATGAACTGGCAGGCGGACTGGGGATTACGGTTCCGGATGTTCGTGACGATGTTCCTGCTGTTCGCGCTGTACATCGTCTTCGCCGGCGTAATCACCGCGTATATCGGCGGCGGCATCTTCGTCTTCGCGCTCATGTTCGGCGGGATGTCGCTGGTCCAGTACTACTTCAGCGACACGCTCACCCTCCGGAGCATGGGCGCCAAGACGGTCTCGGCCGACGAGTACCCGCAACTGCACGGGTCGATCGAACGGCTCTCCCAGCAGGCCGACCTCCCGAAGCCGAAAGTGGCGGTCATCGACTCCGACGTGCCCAACGCCTTCGCGACGGGGCGCAACCAGAAGAACGCCGCCGTCTGCGTGACGACGGGGATCATGCGCACGCTCGATCAGGAGGAACTCGACGGCGTCCTCGCCCACGAGCTCGCCCACGTCAAGAACCGGGACATGATGGTGATGACCATCGCCTCGTTCCTCTCGACGATGGCGTTCATGATCGTCCGCTGGGGCGCGTTCTTCGGCGGCGGTCACAACCGCGGTCGCGGCGGCGGGGGCGGCGGCATCGTCGTCGCCATCGTCATCTCGCTGGTCGTCTGGATCATCAGCTACCTGCTGATCCGCGCGCTCTCGCGGTACCGCGAGTACTCCGCCGACCGGGGCGCGGCCGCCATCACCGGGAACCCGTCGGCGCTCGCCTCGGCGCTCCTGAAGATCTCCGGCGAGATGGACAAGGTCCCCAAGGACGACCTGCGCGAGGAGGCCGAGATGAACGCGTTCTTCATCATTCCCATCAAGTCCGGCATCGTCGGCCGACTGTTCAGCACCCACCCGCCGACGGAGAAGCGCATCGAACAGCTCCGCACCCTCGAGCGCGAGATGCAGGCGCTGTGA
- a CDS encoding metal-dependent hydrolase yields MVELIGHAATALLFAVPAWFLWGRRPAVTFTALTQVTALLPDVDMVLKDYFSHPLLQHHGITHTIPFMLLVGAVFGAIAARVLTPFLNATRLIHSDSITPSTTFVFTTGAFWAGGVSHVLADLLSAEPDTAIAPLWPLYRGDVIVNVIAYDSTPVNLSLIITAVVLHVGLYRAERYPYETRWGIN; encoded by the coding sequence ATGGTCGAACTGATCGGTCACGCCGCGACGGCGCTGTTGTTCGCGGTGCCCGCGTGGTTCCTGTGGGGTCGCCGCCCGGCTGTCACGTTCACCGCGTTGACCCAGGTGACGGCCCTTCTCCCCGACGTCGATATGGTCCTCAAGGACTACTTCTCGCATCCGTTGCTCCAGCACCACGGAATCACCCACACGATTCCGTTTATGCTGCTCGTCGGCGCCGTTTTCGGCGCCATCGCCGCGCGCGTGCTGACGCCGTTCCTCAATGCGACCCGGCTGATCCACAGCGACTCGATCACGCCGTCGACGACGTTCGTGTTCACGACGGGCGCGTTCTGGGCCGGCGGCGTCAGTCACGTTCTCGCCGACCTGCTCTCGGCCGAACCGGACACGGCGATCGCCCCGCTCTGGCCGCTGTACCGCGGCGACGTGATCGTGAACGTCATCGCGTACGACTCGACCCCGGTGAATCTCAGCCTGATTATCACCGCAGTCGTCCTCCACGTCGGCCTGTACCGCGCCGAGCGGTATCCGTACGAGACGCGCTGGGGGATCAACTGA
- the pspAB gene encoding PspA-associated protein PspAB, with protein MGLFDGLRAVFGLRAETDARRDADPDDLFGMSTAYMTMEADLGYESLDVGALCFSGVDSSSFRDAVDEVEAILEAGQEETGTAFSVTSDDHGYHWVVLEDDDPEDLITSMHFAADTFIEHGYGSRLLAAVFAYEDGDAASRHRDGGGETAGVDGPAYWIYSFRRGRFYPFAPRSGRERDSSAEFKLEAALDGELEIEREKEYWYPLWPSSGGTHPWE; from the coding sequence ATGGGACTGTTCGACGGACTCCGGGCCGTCTTCGGCCTGCGCGCCGAGACCGACGCCAGACGCGACGCCGACCCCGACGACCTCTTCGGGATGAGCACCGCCTACATGACGATGGAGGCCGATCTGGGCTACGAGTCGCTCGACGTCGGCGCGCTCTGTTTCTCCGGGGTCGACTCGAGCAGCTTTCGGGACGCGGTCGACGAGGTCGAGGCGATCCTCGAGGCCGGCCAGGAGGAGACCGGCACGGCGTTCTCGGTCACCAGCGACGACCACGGCTACCACTGGGTCGTCCTCGAGGACGACGACCCCGAGGACCTGATCACGAGCATGCACTTCGCCGCCGACACCTTCATCGAGCACGGCTACGGCTCGCGGCTGCTGGCGGCCGTCTTCGCCTACGAGGATGGCGATGCCGCTTCGCGGCATCGGGACGGAGGCGGTGAAACCGCCGGAGTGGACGGTCCCGCCTACTGGATCTACTCGTTCCGTCGCGGCCGATTCTACCCCTTCGCCCCCCGCTCCGGCCGCGAGCGCGACTCGAGCGCCGAGTTCAAACTCGAGGCGGCCCTGGACGGCGAACTCGAGATCGAGCGAGAGAAGGAGTACTGGTACCCGCTGTGGCCGAGTTCGGGCGGAACGCATCCCTGGGAGTGA
- a CDS encoding sensor histidine kinase, which translates to MSGVSNRLAGGILVAAGLFLSLFHLATAVGLRTTSVPLLVTVPPLVLSLGLIGAGALLARERLLPGRFAGRLLAWTCAGVLALTALAAWLFAATVVSGFSLLDPLTAMLNVSTFGALVGLLVGVYDARGTDRQRSIEQLNRINDTLRIATRELVNKTERSALERAVCERLSESDPYEAVWIGRYDEANARVRPAAWSGFDDEYFESIEITVDDSPTGNGPGGRAIKRREMQCVPNVFEDPTMEPWWDLLEWHGVQSLAVVPVGHGDTVYGFFSIYADRQNVFDDHERTVLTELGETIGHAIATIETRERLAERERELARQNERLDAFAGVVSHDLRNPLNVASGNLELAREERDDEYLSEVSDALARMDALIGDLLTLARQGELVDEFDRVPFRPLVESAWSTAGSSAATLRIEGDPGVISCDRDRLRQLLENLFRNCVEHGSTGSRPQADDSVEHGSANDRPAADEDSGDPGVTVTVRRTNAGFVVEDDGPGIPADRREAVFEMGYTTNAEGTGFGLNIVRSIAEAHGWDVSVDESAADGARFEFSGVEPVESEQSAR; encoded by the coding sequence ATGAGTGGCGTTTCGAACCGGCTCGCGGGCGGGATACTCGTCGCAGCAGGCCTCTTCCTCTCGTTGTTTCACCTGGCCACCGCCGTCGGCCTGCGGACGACGTCGGTACCGTTGCTCGTCACGGTGCCGCCCCTCGTGCTATCGCTCGGGCTGATCGGCGCCGGCGCGTTGCTCGCACGAGAGCGCCTGCTTCCCGGGCGGTTCGCGGGACGGCTGCTGGCGTGGACCTGTGCGGGCGTGCTGGCGCTCACGGCGCTGGCTGCGTGGCTGTTCGCCGCGACCGTCGTCAGCGGGTTCTCGCTGCTGGACCCGCTGACGGCGATGCTCAACGTCTCCACGTTCGGTGCGCTCGTCGGCCTGCTGGTGGGCGTGTACGACGCCCGGGGAACGGACCGACAGCGCTCGATCGAGCAGTTGAATCGCATCAACGACACGCTCCGCATCGCGACTCGAGAGCTGGTGAACAAGACGGAGCGATCGGCCCTCGAGCGGGCCGTCTGCGAGCGGTTGAGCGAATCCGACCCCTACGAGGCGGTGTGGATCGGCCGATACGACGAGGCGAACGCCCGCGTCCGCCCTGCGGCGTGGTCCGGGTTCGACGACGAGTACTTCGAGTCGATCGAGATCACCGTCGACGACAGCCCGACCGGCAACGGTCCCGGCGGCCGCGCCATCAAGCGCCGCGAGATGCAGTGCGTTCCGAACGTGTTCGAGGATCCGACGATGGAGCCGTGGTGGGACCTGCTGGAGTGGCACGGCGTCCAGTCGCTCGCGGTCGTTCCTGTCGGTCACGGCGATACCGTCTACGGGTTTTTCAGCATCTACGCGGACCGCCAGAACGTGTTCGACGACCACGAACGAACGGTCCTCACGGAACTCGGCGAGACGATCGGTCACGCCATCGCCACGATCGAGACCCGCGAACGCCTCGCGGAACGCGAGCGCGAACTGGCCCGGCAGAACGAACGGCTGGACGCGTTCGCCGGCGTCGTCTCGCACGACCTCCGGAACCCGCTCAACGTCGCGTCGGGCAACCTCGAGCTCGCCCGCGAGGAGCGGGACGACGAGTATCTCTCCGAGGTGTCGGACGCGTTGGCCCGCATGGACGCTCTCATCGGGGATCTGCTGACGCTCGCGCGACAGGGCGAACTGGTCGACGAGTTCGATCGCGTCCCGTTTCGCCCCCTCGTCGAATCGGCGTGGTCGACGGCCGGGTCCTCAGCGGCGACGCTCCGGATCGAGGGCGACCCGGGCGTGATCTCGTGCGACCGGGACCGACTGCGTCAGTTGCTCGAGAACCTGTTTCGGAACTGCGTGGAACACGGTTCCACGGGCAGTCGGCCGCAGGCCGACGACAGTGTGGAACACGGCTCCGCGAACGACCGGCCCGCAGCCGACGAGGACAGCGGCGATCCGGGCGTAACCGTCACCGTCCGTCGGACGAACGCAGGGTTCGTCGTCGAAGACGACGGCCCCGGGATCCCGGCCGACCGTCGGGAGGCGGTGTTCGAGATGGGGTACACGACGAACGCCGAGGGGACCGGGTTCGGACTCAACATCGTTCGCAGCATCGCGGAGGCCCACGGCTGGGACGTCTCGGTCGACGAGAGCGCCGCGGACGGCGCCCGCTTCGAGTTCTCCGGCGTCGAGCCGGTCGAGTCGGAGCAGAGCGCGCGCTGA
- a CDS encoding PQQ-binding-like beta-propeller repeat protein, giving the protein MTDWNQFKGDPHHSGLRRDLEGPDRVTKAWTADLAGPAGTPVLDRDTVFVGTSAGNCYALERETGRKRWSVETTASTDAAPVVTRDLLYFGTGEGTVRALDPGTGEERWETELEGALESPLALSDGLLYAGHAAGLSALEAETGARVWAHETDAPVAGAPAVDRDADRDRRGWGQERDETEIDLLSLDDAEMDERASDQDRVYAGTADGTVLALEAETGEELWDAPTGGAVVDGPTVVGERVYVADDGGTLVALHADDGQSWFSYGTEDGFTSSPTVLPEIDTTFVGAGDGYLHVTDTTFGRRKLRGWLFSKQGVALDGPVRSSPVVAGDICCVGDAAGSLYGVDVGDDCDLEWHYRLESAVSGTPALGDGRLFVGSEDGHLHCLEWGSGESSR; this is encoded by the coding sequence GTGACCGACTGGAATCAGTTCAAGGGCGATCCGCACCACTCGGGACTCCGACGCGACCTCGAGGGGCCGGATCGCGTCACGAAGGCATGGACGGCCGATCTCGCCGGCCCGGCCGGAACGCCGGTTCTCGACCGCGACACCGTCTTCGTCGGGACGAGCGCCGGGAACTGTTACGCGCTCGAGCGCGAGACCGGACGGAAGCGTTGGTCCGTCGAGACGACGGCTTCGACCGACGCGGCGCCGGTCGTCACGCGCGACCTGTTGTATTTCGGCACCGGCGAGGGGACCGTCCGCGCGCTCGATCCCGGGACCGGCGAGGAGCGCTGGGAGACCGAACTCGAGGGCGCGCTCGAGTCGCCGCTCGCGCTGTCGGACGGGCTGCTTTACGCCGGCCACGCGGCCGGTCTGTCTGCGCTCGAGGCGGAAACGGGCGCCCGCGTCTGGGCGCACGAAACGGACGCCCCCGTCGCCGGCGCGCCGGCGGTCGACCGCGACGCGGATCGGGACCGGCGGGGCTGGGGGCAGGAACGCGACGAGACGGAGATCGACCTGCTGTCGCTCGACGACGCCGAGATGGACGAGCGGGCGAGCGATCAGGACCGGGTCTACGCCGGCACCGCCGACGGGACGGTGCTCGCGCTCGAGGCCGAGACCGGCGAGGAACTGTGGGACGCACCGACTGGCGGCGCGGTCGTCGACGGACCGACGGTCGTCGGCGAGCGGGTGTACGTCGCGGACGACGGCGGCACGCTCGTCGCGTTGCACGCCGACGACGGCCAGTCGTGGTTCTCCTACGGAACCGAGGACGGGTTCACGTCGTCCCCGACCGTCCTCCCCGAGATCGATACGACGTTCGTCGGCGCCGGGGACGGCTACCTCCACGTCACCGACACGACCTTCGGCCGGCGAAAACTCCGGGGCTGGCTCTTCTCGAAGCAGGGTGTGGCACTCGACGGCCCGGTTCGCTCGAGTCCCGTCGTCGCCGGCGATATCTGCTGCGTCGGCGACGCGGCCGGGTCGCTCTACGGCGTCGACGTCGGCGACGACTGCGACCTCGAGTGGCACTACCGCCTCGAGAGCGCGGTCTCGGGGA